One genomic window of Pieris rapae chromosome 15, ilPieRapa1.1, whole genome shotgun sequence includes the following:
- the LOC111000717 gene encoding kanadaptin isoform X2 produces the protein MDETNDKNSHPENIEFKKPVLIGRIGKVPKKVKYEAEKLSQQVDNSIEEISLKASESVKSALPPAVLLKELSTPIPYKEPKWSGICPDEYALEVLKSGMIVEKVELTNKPYYVFGRLANCDVVLAHPTISRHHSILQYKAIADENEQASGWYLYDLGSTHGTFLNREKLKHKHYTRVRVGHQIKFGSSTRTYILLGPDYDCEGESELTVTEIKRRAEQMKIERDRMIQEAKEQRERERLEEEKRKEEQGIDWGMGEDADEASDLADNPYAVTTNEELYLDDPKKTLRGYFEREGHELNYDCEERGVGQFICRVELPIDDPHGRPVKAEVIHRGKKKEAVVACALEACRILDRAGLLRQAKHESRRRKQRDWSADDYYDSDEDTFLDRTGSVEKKRQQRMRKHGVVPSENDTALTYDQLLKQISEIEMSLENESKSLERLRSNNKQATSDDSDALDEFMKTLPQSMAHKADISAAKMNIQKLKSELAKTQRLADLARPAHMPPIIKKAENTTLAKQANTVIYGKRIKLKEDLSKKLKVKPEKVQVDQDFVEEMDSDEEEKTENKDSGVLIKIDDQEVSNESNNLKDSKESQPIQTQSIESTLDKKRVFGPMRPPENYIVPESYFDQECDRDLPEIEEKNV, from the exons ATGGATGAGACCAATGACAAGAATTCTCACCCTGagaatatagaatttaaaaagccGGTCCTAATAGGGCGTATTGGTAAAGTACCTAAGAAAGTAAAATATGAAGCTGAAAAATTATCACAGCAAGTAGATAATTCTATCgaagaaatttctttaaaagctAGCGAATCGGTAAAAAGTGCATTGCCGCCAGCCGTTCTGTTAAAAGAATTGTCAACGCCAATTCCTTACAAGGAGCCTAAATGGTCTGGGATTTGCCCTGATG AATATGCATTGGAAGTGTTGAAATCAGGTATGATTGTGGAGAAAGtagaattaacaaataaacctTACTATGTGTTTGGGAGACTTGCAAACTGTGATGTTGTGCTCGCACATCCTACCATATCCAG GCATCATTCAATCCTTCAATATAAAGCAATTGCTGATGAAAATGAACAGGCATCTGGATGGTACTTATATGACCTGGGCAGTACACATGGTACATTCCTAAATAGAGAGAAATTGAAACATAAACATTACACTAGGGTGCGTGTCGGACATCAGATCAAATTTGGAAGTAGTACTAGGacctatattttattg GGACCAGACTATGATTGCGAAGGTGAATCAGAATTAACAGTGACAGAAATCAAACGTAGAGCAGAACAGATGAagatagaaagagacagaaTGATACAAGAAGCAAAGGAGCAACGAGAGAGAGAACGATTGGAAGAAGAAAAGAGAAAAGAAGAACAGGGAATCGATTGGGGAATGG GTGAAGATGCAGATGAAGCATCAGATTTAGCAGACAACCCATATGCAGTGACAACCAatgaagaattatatttagatgACCCAAAGAAAACACTTCGAGGTTATTTTGAGAGAGAAGGTCATGAGTTAAATTATGATTGTGAAGAAAGAGGGGTTGGTCAGTTTATTTGCAG AGTAGAACTTCCAATAGATGATCCACATGGTAGACCAGTGAAGGCTGAAGTTATACACCGTGGCAAAAAGAAAGAAGCAGTGGTCGCTTGTGCCTTGGAAGCCTGCAGGATACTTGATAGGGCTGGACTATTAAGACAAGCTAAGCatg AATCACGTCGAAGAAAACAACGAGACTGGAGTGCAGATGATTATTATGATTCAGATGAAGATACATTCTTAGACAGAACAGGCAGTGTAGAGAAAAAGAGACAGCAGCGTATGCGTAAACATGGAGTTGTACCCAGTGAGAATGACACAGCACTAACATATGATCAGTTG CTGAAACAAATATCAGAAATTGAGATGTCATTAgaaaatgaatcaaaatcGCTTGAGAGACTTCGATCAAACAACAAACAGGCAACCAGTGATGATTCAGATGCATTGGATGAGTTCATGAAGACACTTCCTCAAAGTATGGCACACAAGGCTGATATTTCTGCTGCAAAG ATGaacatacaaaaactaaaatcagAATTAGCAAAAACACAACGACTCGCAGATTTAGCTCGTCCTGCCCATATGCCTCCCATTATTAAGAAAGCTGAGAATACAACATTGGCAAAGCAGGCAAACACTGTGATTTACGGAAAgag gATAAAGCTCAAGGAAGATCTCAGTAAGAAACTTAAAGTAAAACCAGAAAAAGTGCAGGTTGATCAAGATTTTGTGGAAGAAATGGACTCTGATGAAGAAGagaaaacagaaaacaaagaTTCTGGTGTGCTTATCAAAATTGATGACCAAGAAGTTTCTAATGAAAGTAATAACCTTAAAGATTCTAAAGAATCTCAGCCCATTCAAACACAAAGTATAGAAAGTACACTTGATAAAAAAAGAGTATTTGGCCCAATGCGCCCCCCAGAAAACTATATTGTACCAGAAAGTTATTTTGATCAAGAATGTGATAGAGATTTACCAGAGATTGaggaaaaaaatgtgtaa
- the LOC111000712 gene encoding U6 snRNA-associated Sm-like protein LSm2, with product MLFYSFFKSLVGKDVVVELKNDLSICGTLHSVDQYLNIKLSDISVIDPDKYPHMLSVKNCFIRGSVVRYVQLPADEVDTQLLQDAARKEATVSTR from the coding sequence atgttgtTTTACTCTTTTTTCAAGTCTCTTGTAGGAAAAGATGTAGTTGTAGAATTGAAGAATGATCTAAGTATCTGCGGGACATTGCATTCTGTAGACCAGTAtcttaacataaaattgtcGGATATTAGTGTGATTGATCCCGATAAGTATCCTCATATGTTATCAGTCAAGAATTGCTTTATCCGAGGATCTGTAGTTCGATATGTGCAGCTCCCAGCAGATGAGGTAGATACCCAACTTTTACAAGACGCGGCCAGGAAAGAAGCAACAGTGTCAACAAGATGA
- the LOC111000717 gene encoding kanadaptin isoform X1 has protein sequence MDETNDKNSHPENIEFKKPVLIGRIGKVPKKVKYEAEKLSQQVDNSIEEISLKASESVKSALPPAVLLKELSTPIPYKEPKWSGICPDGTEYALEVLKSGMIVEKVELTNKPYYVFGRLANCDVVLAHPTISRHHSILQYKAIADENEQASGWYLYDLGSTHGTFLNREKLKHKHYTRVRVGHQIKFGSSTRTYILLGPDYDCEGESELTVTEIKRRAEQMKIERDRMIQEAKEQRERERLEEEKRKEEQGIDWGMGEDADEASDLADNPYAVTTNEELYLDDPKKTLRGYFEREGHELNYDCEERGVGQFICRVELPIDDPHGRPVKAEVIHRGKKKEAVVACALEACRILDRAGLLRQAKHESRRRKQRDWSADDYYDSDEDTFLDRTGSVEKKRQQRMRKHGVVPSENDTALTYDQLLKQISEIEMSLENESKSLERLRSNNKQATSDDSDALDEFMKTLPQSMAHKADISAAKMNIQKLKSELAKTQRLADLARPAHMPPIIKKAENTTLAKQANTVIYGKRIKLKEDLSKKLKVKPEKVQVDQDFVEEMDSDEEEKTENKDSGVLIKIDDQEVSNESNNLKDSKESQPIQTQSIESTLDKKRVFGPMRPPENYIVPESYFDQECDRDLPEIEEKNV, from the exons ATGGATGAGACCAATGACAAGAATTCTCACCCTGagaatatagaatttaaaaagccGGTCCTAATAGGGCGTATTGGTAAAGTACCTAAGAAAGTAAAATATGAAGCTGAAAAATTATCACAGCAAGTAGATAATTCTATCgaagaaatttctttaaaagctAGCGAATCGGTAAAAAGTGCATTGCCGCCAGCCGTTCTGTTAAAAGAATTGTCAACGCCAATTCCTTACAAGGAGCCTAAATGGTCTGGGATTTGCCCTGATG GAACAGAATATGCATTGGAAGTGTTGAAATCAGGTATGATTGTGGAGAAAGtagaattaacaaataaacctTACTATGTGTTTGGGAGACTTGCAAACTGTGATGTTGTGCTCGCACATCCTACCATATCCAG GCATCATTCAATCCTTCAATATAAAGCAATTGCTGATGAAAATGAACAGGCATCTGGATGGTACTTATATGACCTGGGCAGTACACATGGTACATTCCTAAATAGAGAGAAATTGAAACATAAACATTACACTAGGGTGCGTGTCGGACATCAGATCAAATTTGGAAGTAGTACTAGGacctatattttattg GGACCAGACTATGATTGCGAAGGTGAATCAGAATTAACAGTGACAGAAATCAAACGTAGAGCAGAACAGATGAagatagaaagagacagaaTGATACAAGAAGCAAAGGAGCAACGAGAGAGAGAACGATTGGAAGAAGAAAAGAGAAAAGAAGAACAGGGAATCGATTGGGGAATGG GTGAAGATGCAGATGAAGCATCAGATTTAGCAGACAACCCATATGCAGTGACAACCAatgaagaattatatttagatgACCCAAAGAAAACACTTCGAGGTTATTTTGAGAGAGAAGGTCATGAGTTAAATTATGATTGTGAAGAAAGAGGGGTTGGTCAGTTTATTTGCAG AGTAGAACTTCCAATAGATGATCCACATGGTAGACCAGTGAAGGCTGAAGTTATACACCGTGGCAAAAAGAAAGAAGCAGTGGTCGCTTGTGCCTTGGAAGCCTGCAGGATACTTGATAGGGCTGGACTATTAAGACAAGCTAAGCatg AATCACGTCGAAGAAAACAACGAGACTGGAGTGCAGATGATTATTATGATTCAGATGAAGATACATTCTTAGACAGAACAGGCAGTGTAGAGAAAAAGAGACAGCAGCGTATGCGTAAACATGGAGTTGTACCCAGTGAGAATGACACAGCACTAACATATGATCAGTTG CTGAAACAAATATCAGAAATTGAGATGTCATTAgaaaatgaatcaaaatcGCTTGAGAGACTTCGATCAAACAACAAACAGGCAACCAGTGATGATTCAGATGCATTGGATGAGTTCATGAAGACACTTCCTCAAAGTATGGCACACAAGGCTGATATTTCTGCTGCAAAG ATGaacatacaaaaactaaaatcagAATTAGCAAAAACACAACGACTCGCAGATTTAGCTCGTCCTGCCCATATGCCTCCCATTATTAAGAAAGCTGAGAATACAACATTGGCAAAGCAGGCAAACACTGTGATTTACGGAAAgag gATAAAGCTCAAGGAAGATCTCAGTAAGAAACTTAAAGTAAAACCAGAAAAAGTGCAGGTTGATCAAGATTTTGTGGAAGAAATGGACTCTGATGAAGAAGagaaaacagaaaacaaagaTTCTGGTGTGCTTATCAAAATTGATGACCAAGAAGTTTCTAATGAAAGTAATAACCTTAAAGATTCTAAAGAATCTCAGCCCATTCAAACACAAAGTATAGAAAGTACACTTGATAAAAAAAGAGTATTTGGCCCAATGCGCCCCCCAGAAAACTATATTGTACCAGAAAGTTATTTTGATCAAGAATGTGATAGAGATTTACCAGAGATTGaggaaaaaaatgtgtaa